A single region of the Eleginops maclovinus isolate JMC-PN-2008 ecotype Puerto Natales chromosome 16, JC_Emac_rtc_rv5, whole genome shotgun sequence genome encodes:
- the LOC134877866 gene encoding zinc finger and SCAN domain-containing protein 21-like — protein sequence MCSSVSGVDAAAAAVYGSSKMTKLQLLNAYLTERLTVVVKEILDVVEDTVIEYREETARTKRENESLRRQLRDILLLEAETEWLRSNGSSLGLESPEQRTCDPELRPHSKEPDSPLNQQGVSVQRDTSPLQNWKPADALEPALKPDPQTKDPSPPPTHSSSAPNIQIEIPVLIEEPLAQTLIKSEPEEHTVSEPDSVQEQAAVRSRTVLVRVDREEAHRNRKCSPERIAGDDSATAGYIPELVHRCPRCGEAFGHAGSLRLHLEQKRKAYACDWCCKSFAQSADLRRHLRTHTGERPHRCTFCSKSFSQRGNLRRHLRIHTGERPYSCPYCCRTFSDGDTMKKHKRTHSGEKPYGCEQCSKSFTSASGLQIHLKKDMCYAANT from the exons ATGTGCTCTTCTGTTTCCGGTGTGGATGCAGCCGCGGCAGCTGTTTATGGTTCATCCAAAATGACCAAACTGCAGCTACTGAACGCCTACCTGACGGAGCGGCTGACGGTGGTGGTGAAGGAGATCTTAGACGTGGTTGAGGACACGGTCATCGAGTATCGGGAGGAGACCGCCAGGACCAAGCGGGAGAACGAGAGCCTCCGGAGGCAGCTGCGGGacatcctgctgctggaggCCGAGACGGAGTGGCTGA GGTCCAACGGGTCCAGTCTTGGGCTAGAGTCTCCGGAGCAGAGAACCTGTGATCCAGAGCTGCGGCCCCACTCCAAGGAGCCCGACTCTCCACTGAACCAGCAGGGTGTTTCTGTGCAGAGGGATACTTCCCCCCTGCAAAATTGGAAGCCAGCTGATGCCTTGGAGCCCGCACTGAAGCCAGACCCTCAGACGAAGgacccctcacctcctccaacTCACTCTTCCTCGGCCCCTAACATCCAAATTGAAATCCCTGTGCTGATAGAGGAGCCTCTGGCCCAAACCCTGATTAAAAGTGAGCCTGAGGAACACACAGTGAGTGAACCTGACTCTGTGCAGGAGCAGGCAGCTGTCAGAAGCAGGACAGTGTTGGTGCGTGTAGACAGAGAGGAAGctcacagaaacaggaagtgctctCCTGAGAGAATTGCAGGTGATGACAGTGCAACAGCGGGTTACATCCCCGAGCTTGTCCACCGCTGCCCCCGCTGCGGCGAGGCGTTTGGCCATGCCGGCAGCCTGCGACTACACCTGGAGCAGAAGAGGAAGGCCTACGCCTGCGACTGGTGCTGCAAGTCCTTTGCGCAGTCGGCGGACCTGCGGCGCCACCTGCGCACGCACACGGGGGAGCGGCCACACCGCTGCACCTTTTGCTCCAAGAGCTTCAGCCAGAGGGGGAACCTGCGGCGCCACCTGCGCATCCACACGGGGGAGCGGCCGTACAGCTGCCCCTACTGCTGCCGCACCTTCAGCGACGGAGACACCATGAAGAAGCACAAACGCACACACTCAGGGGAGAAACCGTATGGCTGCGAGCAATGTTCCAAATCCTTCACCAGCGCCAGCGGGCTGCAGATACACTTAAAGAAGGACATGTGCTACGCGGCTAACACCTAA